A region from the bacterium genome encodes:
- a CDS encoding nucleotidyltransferase domain-containing protein → MNIPITKPYFNEDEEKAVIEVLNGMKLEIIERTYREKAEKTEFLRKELLEKTFRVVEELSGIVSFEEAYIFGSLTKPYRFGEFSDIDIALKGFDKDKLTLATSFLSRNLERDVNVVPLEEIHFAERIIMGGGIKWKRG, encoded by the coding sequence ATGAATATTCCAATAACAAAACCATACTTTAATGAAGATGAAGAAAAGGCAGTAATTGAGGTTTTAAATGGAATGAAATTAGAGATTATCGAAAGGACTTATAGAGAAAAAGCAGAGAAGACGGAGTTTTTAAGGAAAGAACTCTTGGAGAAAACTTTTAGAGTTGTTGAGGAGCTTTCAGGAATAGTCTCTTTTGAAGAAGCATATATCTTTGGCTCCTTGACAAAACCTTACCGCTTTGGAGAATTTTCTGATATAGATATTGCCTTAAAAGGATTCGATAAAGATAAATTGACTTTAGCCACAAGTTTCTTGAGTAGGAATCTTGAAAGGGATGTCAATGTTGTTCCTCTTGAGGAGATACATTTTGCAGAAAGGATTATTATGGGAGGTGGCATAAAATGGAAGAGAGGATAA